A stretch of Desulfobacteraceae bacterium DNA encodes these proteins:
- a CDS encoding D-alanine--D-alanine ligase has product MKKTRVALLSGGVSSERAVSLESGNQVFAALDKQKYDVRRYDPQSDLPRLVAEADQIDIALVILHGPFGEDGTVQGMLDLLSIPYQGSGVLGSAIAMNKLVSKQLYEKFGIPVPPYLALTRHDHLDPEAISQRLGFPLVIKPVAGGSSIGMSIVKSPEALAAGVAQALQYDTGVLLEAYLAGVELTCGVIGNEHLEALPLIEIVPDKAHPFFDYTAKYTAGATQEICPARIDPALAEKAQSYGLMAHRALNCRGYSRTDMILKDGEIFVLETNTIPGMTPTSLLPQAARAAGMSFSQLLDRLIALALEDRPPRADGPV; this is encoded by the coding sequence ATGAAAAAAACGCGCGTCGCCCTGCTTTCTGGCGGGGTATCCTCCGAGCGGGCGGTCTCCCTGGAAAGCGGCAACCAGGTTTTCGCAGCCCTGGACAAGCAAAAATACGATGTCCGCCGCTATGACCCCCAAAGCGACCTGCCCCGGCTGGTGGCCGAGGCCGACCAGATCGATATCGCGCTGGTGATTCTGCATGGCCCTTTCGGGGAGGACGGCACGGTCCAGGGGATGCTGGATCTTCTGAGCATTCCCTACCAGGGCTCGGGCGTGCTGGGCAGCGCGATCGCCATGAACAAGCTGGTCTCCAAGCAGCTTTACGAAAAATTCGGCATCCCGGTGCCGCCCTATCTCGCCCTTACCCGGCATGACCACCTGGATCCCGAGGCGATTTCCCAGCGGCTTGGCTTCCCCCTGGTGATCAAGCCGGTGGCGGGCGGCTCCAGCATCGGTATGTCGATAGTCAAATCGCCCGAGGCGCTGGCCGCCGGGGTCGCTCAGGCGCTGCAGTACGATACGGGGGTCCTGCTGGAAGCCTATCTCGCAGGAGTCGAGCTGACCTGTGGCGTGATCGGGAACGAGCACCTGGAAGCCCTGCCCCTGATCGAGATCGTCCCCGACAAAGCCCACCCTTTTTTCGATTACACCGCCAAGTACACCGCCGGCGCTACCCAGGAGATCTGCCCGGCGCGGATCGATCCGGCCCTCGCCGAAAAGGCCCAGTCATACGGCCTGATGGCCCACCGCGCGCTCAATTGCCGCGGCTACAGCCGAACCGACATGATTCTCAAGGACGGCGAGATTTTCGTTCTGGAAACCAACACGATCCCGGGCATGACCCCCACCAGCCTGCTGCCGCAGGCGGCCCGCGCGGCCGGGATGAGCTTCAGCCAACTGCTGGATCGACTCATCGCCCTCGCCCTGGAGGACCGCCCGCCGCGGGCAGACGGGCCGGTTTGA
- a CDS encoding TRAP transporter large permease, whose amino-acid sequence MTAILLVTLLVCFGLGMPIAFSLGVASVAALQFGADLPLALAAQRLFTGTDSFPLMAVPFFMLAGELMECGGISRRLFDFAHALVGFVFGGLAMVAVVAAMFFAGISGAAAADTAAVGAVSIPAMIRKGYPRGFAAAVQAAGGAIGVIIPPSIPMIIFGVVGGVSIGKLFMGGLVPGALIGFGLMAASYFLARRAGYGRDRFRGGREIVRTFGGAVWALLMPIIILGGILGGIFTPTEAAVVAVLYGAAVGFLVYRELKLRDLPRILAKAAVSTSTVMLLIATANIFGWILAAERVPQSVAAHLVTMSASPAVLYALILGCLLVVGTFMETSAALIILTPVFLPVVQQFGIDPVHFGVIMVTALAIGMLTPPLGICLFIACNIARIELPEIIRHIAPFLTIMIALLVLMTYLPEIVLFVPRMVDG is encoded by the coding sequence ATGACGGCCATCCTTCTGGTTACGCTGCTGGTTTGCTTCGGTCTGGGGATGCCGATCGCCTTCTCTCTGGGCGTGGCCTCGGTGGCCGCTCTGCAGTTCGGCGCCGACCTGCCCCTGGCCCTGGCGGCCCAGCGCCTCTTCACCGGCACCGATTCCTTTCCGCTGATGGCCGTCCCGTTTTTCATGCTGGCCGGGGAGCTGATGGAGTGCGGCGGCATCTCGCGGCGCCTCTTCGATTTCGCCCATGCCCTGGTGGGCTTCGTCTTCGGGGGGCTGGCGATGGTGGCGGTGGTGGCCGCCATGTTTTTCGCCGGGATCTCCGGGGCGGCGGCCGCAGACACCGCCGCCGTCGGCGCAGTATCGATCCCGGCCATGATCCGCAAAGGCTACCCCAGGGGCTTCGCCGCGGCGGTGCAGGCCGCCGGCGGCGCCATCGGCGTGATCATCCCACCGTCGATTCCGATGATCATCTTCGGGGTGGTGGGAGGGGTCTCCATCGGCAAACTCTTCATGGGCGGCCTCGTCCCGGGGGCCCTGATCGGGTTCGGCCTGATGGCCGCCAGCTATTTTCTCGCCAGGCGTGCCGGCTACGGCCGCGACCGCTTCCGTGGCGGGCGGGAAATCGTGCGCACCTTCGGCGGCGCCGTCTGGGCCCTGCTGATGCCGATCATCATTTTAGGCGGCATCCTGGGCGGCATCTTTACCCCCACCGAAGCCGCCGTGGTGGCCGTGCTCTACGGGGCCGCGGTCGGCTTCCTGGTCTACCGCGAGCTGAAGCTCCGGGATCTGCCGCGGATCCTGGCCAAAGCCGCCGTCTCGACTTCCACGGTGATGCTGCTGATCGCCACGGCCAACATTTTCGGCTGGATTCTGGCCGCCGAGCGGGTGCCCCAGAGTGTCGCCGCCCACCTGGTTACCATGAGCGCCTCCCCGGCCGTGCTCTACGCGCTGATCCTGGGGTGCCTGCTGGTGGTGGGCACCTTCATGGAAACATCGGCCGCGCTGATCATCCTCACGCCGGTCTTTCTGCCGGTGGTGCAGCAGTTCGGCATCGACCCGGTGCACTTCGGCGTGATCATGGTGACCGCACTGGCCATCGGCATGCTGACGCCGCCGCTGGGCATCTGCCTGTTTATCGCCTGCAACATCGCCCGCATCGAGCTGCCCGAAATCATCCGGCACATCGCACCGTTTCTGACCATCATGATCGCTCTGCTGGTGCTGATGACCTACCTGCCGGAGATCGTTCTTTTTGTTCCCAGAATGGTGGACGGCTGA
- a CDS encoding DUF1992 domain-containing protein, with protein sequence MLAGFEKIVEERIRIAQKKGAFDNLEGRGKPLVFEDDRHVPEELRLAYKILKNADCLPPELELKKEIRRTEDLLAGMSDTALRYRTLKKLNFLILKLNSLRNTAIAFQEPQHYFDKLASRIENGPSAKGGGHTSSKP encoded by the coding sequence ATGCTGGCGGGGTTCGAAAAAATCGTCGAGGAACGGATCCGGATCGCCCAGAAAAAGGGGGCCTTCGACAACCTCGAAGGCCGCGGCAAGCCTTTGGTGTTCGAGGATGACCGCCACGTGCCCGAAGAACTCCGCCTGGCCTACAAAATTCTCAAGAACGCCGACTGCCTTCCGCCGGAACTCGAATTGAAAAAGGAAATCCGGCGAACCGAGGACCTTTTGGCCGGCATGAGTGACACCGCCCTGCGCTACCGGACCCTGAAGAAACTCAATTTCCTTATCCTCAAACTCAATTCCCTGCGCAACACCGCCATTGCGTTCCAAGAGCCCCAGCATTATTTTGACAAATTGGCGTCCCGAATCGAAAACGGCCCATCCGCCAAGGGTGGCGGCCATACATCTTCAAAACCATGA
- the leuB gene encoding 3-isopropylmalate dehydrogenase, which translates to MEKKIAVLAGDGIGPEVMREALRVLDVVQEKFALRLSYEFADVGGAAIDRHGTALPSDTLAVCQASDAILFGSVGGPKWEALPPAEQPERAALLPLRKHFELFCNLRPARVFKSLAAASPLKPEIVKDGFDIMCVRELTGGIYFGAPKGREGSGPDEKAFDTMVYTRREIERIARAAFEIARLRRRRVTSVDKANVLTNMVFWREIVTALGAEYPDVSLSHIYIDNATMQLIRNPQQFDVLLCGNMFGDIISDETAMLTGSMGLLPSASLNGTHFGLYEPAGGSAPDIAGKGVANPVAQILSAAMMLRHSFDHAAAADAVEKAVVETLEAGILTADIAPPGAAAVGTAAMGDAIAARLRPS; encoded by the coding sequence ATGGAAAAAAAGATCGCGGTACTGGCCGGAGACGGCATCGGGCCTGAAGTGATGCGCGAGGCCCTCAGGGTGTTGGACGTCGTACAGGAAAAGTTCGCGCTCCGGTTGAGCTATGAATTTGCCGACGTGGGCGGGGCCGCCATCGACCGCCACGGCACGGCCCTGCCCTCCGACACCCTGGCGGTCTGCCAGGCGTCGGATGCCATTCTCTTCGGCTCGGTGGGCGGCCCCAAGTGGGAGGCGCTTCCGCCGGCCGAACAGCCCGAAAGAGCCGCCCTGCTCCCTTTGCGGAAACATTTCGAACTGTTCTGCAACTTGCGGCCTGCCCGGGTTTTCAAATCCCTGGCCGCCGCCAGCCCGCTGAAACCCGAAATCGTGAAAGACGGCTTCGACATCATGTGCGTGCGGGAGCTGACCGGCGGGATCTATTTTGGCGCCCCCAAAGGCCGGGAGGGCAGCGGACCGGATGAAAAGGCCTTCGACACCATGGTCTACACGCGCCGCGAAATCGAGCGCATCGCCCGTGCGGCCTTCGAGATCGCGCGCCTGCGGCGCCGCCGGGTGACCTCCGTGGACAAGGCCAACGTGCTGACCAATATGGTCTTTTGGCGTGAAATCGTCACCGCTCTGGGGGCCGAATACCCCGACGTGAGCCTCAGCCACATCTACATCGACAACGCCACCATGCAGTTGATCCGCAACCCGCAACAGTTCGACGTGCTGCTGTGCGGCAACATGTTCGGCGACATCATCTCCGACGAGACCGCGATGCTCACCGGCTCCATGGGGCTGCTGCCCTCGGCGAGCCTCAACGGCACGCACTTCGGACTTTACGAACCCGCCGGGGGCTCGGCCCCGGACATTGCCGGCAAGGGGGTGGCCAACCCGGTGGCCCAGATTCTCTCGGCGGCCATGATGCTGCGCCACAGCTTCGACCACGCGGCCGCGGCCGATGCCGTCGAAAAAGCGGTGGTGGAGACCCTCGAGGCCGGAATCCTGACGGCCGACATCGCCCCCCCGGGCGCGGCCGCCGTGGGCACTGCCGCCATGGGCGACGCCATCGCGGCGCGCCTGCGCCCAAGCTGA
- a CDS encoding TRAP transporter substrate-binding protein: MCRVLVTVVVFALFATLAPGCPASDAKIILKCGTATQPSHIYNQAAEYLAKIVAERTDGAIEIQVFPASQLGSERDMIEGLQLGSLEMTLTSTGPLGNFVPQVKLFNLPFLFRDREACYRVLDGEIGTRIAALFTRVGIRSLGWYENGFRNITNSKRAITSPEDMQGLKIRVMEDEVFILTMKALGASPLPMAFGELFTALEQKVVDAQENPLAVIYSSRLFEVQQHLAMTGHFYSPAVLLVSEISWQTLNPEHQRILAEAATEARDYERNLSREADRELEAALAQAGMAVTHPDKAPFVEAVAGVYRTPSVIQAIGGGNPEKGWKLIEAVRAEVK, encoded by the coding sequence ATGTGCAGAGTACTGGTGACGGTAGTCGTTTTTGCCCTGTTTGCAACCCTGGCGCCCGGCTGTCCGGCGAGCGACGCCAAAATCATCCTCAAGTGCGGCACGGCGACCCAACCCAGCCACATCTACAACCAAGCGGCGGAATATCTTGCCAAAATCGTCGCCGAACGCACCGACGGGGCGATCGAAATCCAGGTCTTTCCGGCGTCCCAGCTCGGCTCCGAGCGCGACATGATCGAAGGCCTGCAGCTCGGCTCCCTCGAGATGACGCTGACCTCAACCGGCCCGCTGGGCAATTTCGTTCCCCAGGTCAAGCTCTTCAACCTGCCGTTTCTCTTCAGGGACCGCGAGGCCTGCTACCGCGTCCTGGACGGTGAGATCGGCACCCGGATCGCGGCGCTCTTTACCAGGGTGGGCATCCGCTCCCTGGGGTGGTACGAAAACGGCTTTCGCAACATCACCAATTCCAAACGCGCCATCACCAGCCCCGAAGACATGCAGGGCCTCAAAATCCGGGTCATGGAGGACGAGGTCTTTATTCTGACCATGAAGGCCCTGGGGGCCAGCCCACTGCCGATGGCCTTCGGCGAGCTCTTTACAGCGCTGGAGCAAAAGGTCGTCGACGCCCAGGAAAACCCGCTGGCGGTCATCTACTCCTCGCGCTTGTTCGAGGTCCAGCAGCACCTGGCCATGACCGGGCACTTCTACTCGCCGGCGGTGCTGCTGGTCAGCGAGATCAGCTGGCAGACCTTGAACCCGGAGCATCAACGAATCCTGGCCGAAGCGGCCACCGAGGCCCGCGACTACGAGCGCAACCTCTCCCGGGAGGCCGACCGGGAGCTGGAGGCCGCCCTGGCCCAAGCGGGCATGGCGGTCACCCATCCGGACAAAGCGCCGTTTGTGGAAGCGGTCGCCGGGGTCTACCGCACCCCGTCGGTGATCCAGGCCATCGGCGGCGGCAATCCCGAGAAGGGCTGGAAGCTGATCGAAGCGGTGCGCGCCGAGGTGAAATAG
- a CDS encoding TRAP transporter small permease, whose translation MFFKTVFNLMDRAVNWCLALLMAAMVAVVSAQVWCRFVLNDPLAWSEEAGRYLFVWISFMGAAAGVRYQVHLGIDLMQQILPTRPYRLAVVLVNLMVQIFLVVIVWGGFKILGIVQFQESASMHISMRYPYLAVPVGAVLMLINSLRVSVGTIRNRPLDRELRV comes from the coding sequence GTGTTTTTCAAAACCGTTTTCAACCTCATGGACCGCGCCGTCAACTGGTGCCTGGCCCTGCTGATGGCGGCTATGGTGGCGGTAGTCAGCGCCCAGGTCTGGTGCCGCTTTGTGCTCAACGACCCCCTGGCCTGGTCGGAGGAGGCCGGCCGCTATCTGTTCGTCTGGATTTCCTTCATGGGCGCCGCAGCCGGGGTCCGCTACCAGGTCCACCTGGGCATCGACCTAATGCAGCAAATCCTGCCTACCCGGCCCTACCGCCTGGCGGTGGTGCTGGTCAACCTGATGGTTCAGATCTTTCTCGTGGTGATCGTTTGGGGGGGCTTTAAAATCCTGGGAATCGTCCAGTTCCAGGAATCCGCCTCGATGCACATCTCCATGCGCTACCCCTACCTGGCGGTGCCGGTGGGCGCCGTCTTGATGCTGATCAACTCGCTGCGGGTGTCGGTCGGCACCATCCGCAACCGGCCGCTGGACCGCGAGTTGCGGGTATGA